In the genome of Verrucomicrobiia bacterium, the window ACGTAAATCATTCGCACTCTTACCCCTTCCCGACTCTGATATTCTTGAAGCTTATCTGCGCAAAAATGCTTACAGCCGAGCAGATGCCAGACGCATCAAACGGCAGATGCGCAAGCTCTTCTTCGTCCACTAACCCTAGCGCCACGCCCTCGCACTGGCTGGTGCGAGGGCGTGGGCATCGGGCCATAAAACACGAGGCAGCATACCCCCTGCCTCGTGTTTTTAGTTGAGTACGAGCGTACCGAGTCCCAGGAAAACCAAGAAGCCCAAGACATCAGTTGCGGTCGTAATAAATATGGTTGCAGAAGCTGCTGGGTCTTTGCCTAGCTTGGTCATTATCAACGGCACCAAGGTGCCAAAGAACGCTGCCACTACCATGTTGACCACCATGGCCATGGCTAGCACGGCCGCAATTTTATAGTCGTGATTAAGGAAGATAACCACCAACGCCACCAACACGGCATTGATGAGTCCATTTATAAATGCAGCACCCATCTCGTTGCGCAAGGTCCGCGCCGCAGTCTTCAGCTCTATCTGCCCCAAAGAGATACCACGCACCAACACGGCCAGCGTCTGCGTAGCAGCATTACCACCCATGCCAGCAACAATGGGCATATAGACGGCTAGCAGCACGAACTTGCTGAGCGTCGCCTCGAACTGTCCAACCACAAAGGCCGCCAAAAAGGCGGTGCCCAAGTTAATAATCAGCCACTGGTACCGGTTGCGTACCTTGCGCTTGGTGCTGTCGCTGATACCTTCCTCTTGGCGAATACCGGCAAATTCGTACAGACTAGAGCTGTCTTTGTCTTGCATGATATTCAGTACGTCGTCGGAATAGATAATACCAATCACATCGTCAGCGTCGTTTTTGACAGCCACCTTAGAGTGCGGATGAGCCTGAAACATATGAATAACTTGGTCGTGGGTGGCAGCGTAACTAATAGACGGCAGGTGCTTTACATATTTGCCGATCAGTTCAGTTGTCCGGCCAAAACCCAGCTCGTGCCCAGGCAGAAAACCGGCCAACTTGCCGTCCTCTTTCTGCACAATAATAACTGGTGGACGACCAGTAGATTTTTCGTGTTGTTTGAACTTTCTAGCTACCTCGGCAACAGTGGCGCTAACCGGCACCTGCACGTAGTCTAGGGTCATCAGGCCGGCTGCGGTCTCGGCGTCAAATTCTAGCAACTTACTGAGCGAATCTTTCAGTTCGTGGCTGACCATTTGCAAGATCTTCTCGCGGCGACGCGGGGTCAGCAGCTGCAGCATGTCAGTTGCCTCGTCTGGATCTACCGCTTGCAAGATGTCTACCAGATCTTTGTCGGGCACATGCATCAGAAGGTCTTTGCGCACATTGGGGGTCAAAGAGTGCAGCAGCACAATACGTTCGTGCGGCTTGAGGTCCAAGAACAGTTCTGTCCGCTTGTCTTTGTGGAACAATATCTCGGTAATAACCTTAGGAGTAAGCGAGGTGATCTGAATACTAGACAG includes:
- a CDS encoding magnesium transporter yields the protein MKLFGKSKLPSLNDLSSIQITSLTPKVITEILFHKDKRTELFLDLKPHERIVLLHSLTPNVRKDLLMHVPDKDLVDILQAVDPDEATDMLQLLTPRRREKILQMVSHELKDSLSKLLEFDAETAAGLMTLDYVQVPVSATVAEVARKFKQHEKSTGRPPVIIVQKEDGKLAGFLPGHELGFGRTTELIGKYVKHLPSISYAATHDQVIHMFQAHPHSKVAVKNDADDVIGIIYSDDVLNIMQDKDSSSLYEFAGIRQEEGISDSTKRKVRNRYQWLIINLGTAFLAAFVVGQFEATLSKFVLLAVYMPIVAGMGGNAATQTLAVLVRGISLGQIELKTAARTLRNEMGAAFINGLINAVLVALVVIFLNHDYKIAAVLAMAMVVNMVVAAFFGTLVPLIMTKLGKDPAASATIFITTATDVLGFLVFLGLGTLVLN